The following coding sequences are from one Luteimonas sp. S4-F44 window:
- a CDS encoding arsenate reductase, with protein MTTLYGLKNCDTCKKARKWLDRFGVAHTFVDYRDDKPTPETLVAWAGQLGGFEAMVNKSSTTWRQLPDNRKGAASEAEWKLLLREYPQLIRRPVVVTEDGTVTQGFSDNGFKKRFGID; from the coding sequence ATGACCACGCTCTACGGCCTGAAGAACTGCGACACCTGCAAGAAGGCGCGCAAATGGCTCGACCGCTTCGGTGTCGCGCACACCTTCGTCGACTACCGTGACGACAAGCCGACGCCCGAGACGCTGGTCGCCTGGGCCGGCCAGCTCGGCGGTTTCGAGGCGATGGTCAACAAGTCCTCGACCACGTGGCGGCAGTTGCCCGACAACCGAAAGGGCGCAGCCAGTGAGGCGGAGTGGAAGCTGCTGCTGCGCGAATACCCGCAGTTGATCCGGCGCCCGGTCGTGGTCACCGAGGACGGCACGGTCACCCAGGGCTTCAGCGATAACGGCTTCAAGAAGCGCTTCGGCATCGACTAA
- the glnD gene encoding [protein-PII] uridylyltransferase — MGERTAATAPAADVGDAAWVAEARDALAAHDARLIQGFDAGQHIDRLLAARANAVDGWVRKAWARCIPGEAVLALFAVGGYGRGELFPHSDIDLLVVGEPQVQAAHAQALSRMLALLWDLGLPVGHAVRSFEECTEAAADATVLTALLEARPLLANIGEVRALMDAIADPKVWPAAAFFHAKRRELEVRHARFGDTADNLEPNIKDGPGGLRDVHNLRWMARRVLGIYGLEELIALGQLGVDEHATLERERRTLSRLRFGLHLVAGKAEERLRFDYQKALAARLHHVEQADNPLVEKMMQEFYRSAAVVQRISERLLQRFEEQIEGEGELRPLDAEFGVQRGYLVARDDVWPGGDIARVFDLFAIWADRQELRGLHSQTARALAESLHALPSWRSASPALREQFMALLRGPTPVRTLERMARLGVLGVWIPEFANVTGRMQFDLFHAYTVDQHTLAVLRNMASFASETPDERFSTAHEVWPQLRKPELLLLAGLFHDIGKGRGGDHSELGAVDARAFCEGHGLGEADTALVEWLVRRHLLMSTSAQKLDISDPVVIHKFAAEVADRERLDYLYLLTCADIAGTSPKLWNAWKDRLLTDLRSATRLALRRGLEHPVAAIERIAEARDRARGLLSAHGIDDVQADALFARIPQESFLRGRADQVVWQALALSDSAQGGLVVRVRRLAAGAQALEVFVHSPDRDGLFSAIVITLDRLGLAIQQARALDGPGGTIFDVFQVLPMDTRHPLELAAIERKLATVLGGALDLCPARRAQPRHLRHFRVPPRIEFNPGADGRHTVFSLVCTDRPGLLADVAHVLRQHGVRVHDARVATFGERVEDVFRIVGGDGQPLDEAAQATLRAALLASIDGDMAR; from the coding sequence GTGGGCGAGCGCACCGCCGCCACCGCACCTGCCGCCGATGTCGGCGACGCGGCCTGGGTGGCGGAGGCGCGCGACGCGCTCGCTGCGCACGACGCGCGGCTGATCCAGGGCTTCGACGCCGGCCAGCACATCGATCGGCTGCTGGCCGCACGCGCCAACGCCGTCGACGGTTGGGTCCGCAAGGCCTGGGCGCGCTGCATTCCCGGCGAGGCGGTGCTGGCGCTGTTCGCGGTCGGCGGCTACGGCCGCGGCGAGCTGTTCCCCCATTCGGACATCGACCTGCTCGTCGTCGGCGAGCCGCAGGTGCAAGCCGCGCACGCGCAGGCGCTGAGCCGGATGCTGGCGTTGCTGTGGGACCTGGGGTTGCCGGTCGGCCATGCGGTGCGCAGCTTCGAGGAATGCACCGAGGCGGCCGCCGATGCAACCGTATTGACCGCGCTGCTGGAGGCGCGTCCGCTGCTGGCCAACATCGGCGAGGTGCGCGCGCTGATGGACGCGATCGCCGATCCCAAGGTCTGGCCAGCGGCCGCGTTCTTCCATGCCAAGCGCCGCGAACTCGAAGTCCGTCACGCACGTTTCGGCGACACCGCCGACAATCTCGAGCCCAATATCAAAGACGGCCCAGGCGGTCTGCGCGACGTGCACAACCTGCGCTGGATGGCGCGGCGCGTCCTCGGCATCTACGGCCTGGAAGAACTGATCGCACTCGGCCAGCTCGGGGTCGACGAGCATGCCACGCTCGAACGTGAGCGGCGCACGCTCTCGCGGCTGCGCTTCGGACTGCACCTGGTCGCCGGCAAGGCCGAGGAACGGTTGCGCTTCGATTACCAGAAGGCGCTGGCCGCGCGCCTGCACCACGTCGAACAGGCCGACAACCCGTTGGTCGAGAAGATGATGCAGGAGTTCTACCGCAGCGCCGCGGTGGTGCAGCGGATCAGCGAACGCTTGCTGCAGCGCTTCGAGGAGCAGATCGAGGGCGAGGGCGAGTTGCGGCCGCTCGATGCCGAGTTCGGGGTACAGCGCGGCTACCTGGTGGCGCGCGACGATGTCTGGCCCGGCGGCGACATCGCGCGGGTGTTCGACCTGTTCGCGATCTGGGCCGATCGCCAGGAACTGCGCGGCCTGCACTCGCAGACCGCACGTGCGCTGGCCGAATCGTTGCACGCATTGCCGTCCTGGCGCAGTGCCTCGCCCGCGCTGCGCGAGCAGTTCATGGCACTGCTGCGTGGACCCACGCCGGTGCGCACGCTCGAGCGGATGGCCAGGCTTGGGGTGCTGGGCGTGTGGATCCCCGAATTCGCCAATGTCACCGGGCGGATGCAGTTCGATCTGTTCCACGCCTATACCGTCGATCAACACACGCTGGCGGTGCTGCGCAACATGGCCAGCTTCGCGTCCGAAACGCCGGACGAGCGGTTTTCCACCGCGCACGAAGTGTGGCCGCAACTGCGCAAGCCCGAACTGCTGCTGCTGGCCGGGCTGTTCCACGACATCGGCAAGGGGCGCGGCGGCGACCATTCGGAACTGGGCGCGGTCGACGCGCGCGCGTTCTGCGAGGGGCACGGGCTGGGCGAGGCCGACACCGCGTTGGTGGAGTGGCTGGTGCGGCGCCACCTGCTGATGTCGACCAGCGCGCAGAAGCTCGACATCTCCGACCCGGTGGTGATCCACAAGTTCGCCGCCGAGGTCGCCGACCGCGAACGGCTGGATTATCTGTACCTGCTGACCTGTGCCGATATCGCCGGCACCTCGCCCAAGCTGTGGAACGCCTGGAAGGACCGGCTGCTGACCGACCTGCGCAGTGCCACGCGGCTGGCGCTGCGCAGGGGCCTCGAGCATCCGGTGGCGGCGATCGAGCGCATCGCCGAGGCGCGCGACCGTGCCCGCGGCCTGCTGTCGGCCCACGGCATCGACGATGTCCAGGCCGACGCCCTGTTCGCGCGGATTCCGCAGGAGAGCTTCCTGCGCGGGCGCGCCGACCAGGTGGTGTGGCAGGCGCTGGCGCTGAGCGACAGTGCGCAAGGGGGGCTGGTGGTGCGCGTGCGCCGGCTCGCCGCCGGGGCGCAGGCGCTGGAGGTGTTCGTGCATTCGCCCGACCGCGACGGCTTGTTCTCGGCGATCGTGATCACGCTCGACCGCCTGGGCCTGGCGATCCAGCAGGCGCGCGCGCTCGATGGTCCGGGCGGCACGATCTTCGACGTCTTCCAGGTGCTGCCGATGGACACGCGCCATCCGCTGGAACTGGCCGCGATCGAGCGCAAGCTCGCCACCGTGCTTGGCGGTGCGCTCGACCTGTGCCCGGCGCGTCGTGCCCAGCCGCGCCACCTGCGTCATTTCCGCGTGCCGCCGCGGATTGAATTCAACCCAGGCGCCGACGGCCGGCACACGGTTTTCAGCCTGGTGTGCACCGACCGGCCGGGCCTGTTGGCCGACGTCGCCCACGTGCTGCGCCAGCACGGCGTGCGTGTACACGATGCGCGCGTGGCGACGTTCGGCGAACGCGTCGAGGACGTGTTCCGGATCGTCGGCGGCGACGGCCAGCCCCTCGACGAGGCCGCGCAGGCGACCCTGCGCGCCGCGCTGCTCGCTTCGATCGATGGCGACATGGCACGATAG
- the map gene encoding type I methionyl aminopeptidase: MSIQTKTPDEIEKMRVAGRLAAEVLQIVAPHVKPGVTTDELDRICYEHIVNVQGAIPANVGYKGYPKTTCISANNVICHGIPSDAKVLKDGDIINIDVTVIKDGWHGDTSRMYFVGTPSVMAKRLVEVTREAMWRGIRAVRPGATLGDVGHAIQKYAESERFSVVREYCGHGIGKVYHDDPQVLHYGTPGTGVVLKEGMTFTIEPMINEGTRFTKVLPDGWTVVTKDRKLSAQWEHTVAVTADGVDVLTRIPGDDNDAFL, from the coding sequence ATGAGCATTCAGACCAAGACGCCCGACGAGATCGAGAAGATGCGCGTGGCCGGCCGCCTGGCCGCCGAAGTCCTGCAGATCGTTGCCCCGCACGTCAAACCCGGGGTGACCACCGACGAGCTGGATCGCATCTGCTACGAGCACATCGTCAACGTGCAGGGCGCGATCCCGGCCAACGTCGGCTACAAGGGCTATCCCAAGACGACCTGCATTTCGGCCAACAACGTCATCTGTCACGGTATCCCGAGCGATGCGAAGGTGCTCAAGGACGGCGACATCATCAATATCGACGTGACCGTCATCAAGGACGGCTGGCACGGCGACACCAGCCGCATGTACTTCGTCGGCACGCCGTCGGTGATGGCCAAGCGACTGGTCGAAGTGACCCGCGAGGCGATGTGGCGCGGCATCCGCGCGGTACGGCCCGGCGCCACGCTCGGCGATGTCGGCCACGCGATCCAGAAGTACGCCGAAAGTGAGCGTTTCAGCGTCGTGCGCGAGTACTGCGGCCACGGCATCGGCAAGGTCTATCACGACGATCCGCAGGTGCTGCACTACGGCACGCCGGGCACCGGCGTCGTGCTCAAGGAAGGCATGACCTTCACGATCGAGCCGATGATCAACGAGGGCACGCGCTTCACCAAGGTGCTGCCCGATGGGTGGACGGTGGTCACCAAGGACCGCAAGCTCTCCGCGCAGTGGGAGCACACGGTCGCGGTCACCGCCGACGGTGTCGACGTGTTGACCCGGATTCCGGGCGACGACAACGACGCGTTCCTCTGA
- a CDS encoding spore coat U domain-containing protein, producing the protein MRLMPLTAAALLGLFGATAHAEITGQIDATMTLQAGCIINGVDTADGADAGLLGTLDFGTETTVFDQADAEVQNAGSAITIRCSEGVTPTIAFDGGLNPGAAPDGGGTRALALQGGADARFISYELYSDAGRTTVIADGDALTLPADGTTQTVNVYGRAFGGGALLPGTYTDVIGVVITL; encoded by the coding sequence ATGCGTCTGATGCCGTTGACCGCCGCCGCCCTGCTTGGGCTGTTCGGCGCAACCGCCCACGCCGAGATTACCGGACAGATCGACGCCACCATGACCCTGCAGGCGGGCTGCATCATCAATGGCGTCGATACCGCCGACGGCGCCGACGCCGGCCTTCTGGGCACGCTCGATTTCGGCACCGAGACCACGGTATTCGATCAGGCCGATGCCGAGGTGCAGAACGCGGGCAGCGCGATCACCATCCGGTGCTCGGAAGGCGTGACACCCACCATCGCCTTCGATGGCGGTCTCAACCCCGGCGCTGCGCCCGATGGTGGTGGAACCCGCGCGCTGGCGCTGCAGGGCGGCGCGGATGCGCGCTTCATCAGTTACGAGCTCTATTCCGATGCCGGCAGGACGACGGTGATCGCCGACGGCGATGCGCTGACCTTGCCCGCCGATGGCACCACGCAGACGGTGAACGTCTACGGACGGGCGTTCGGGGGCGGCGCGTTGTTGCCGGGCACCTACACCGATGTCATTGGCGTCGTGATCACGCTCTAA
- a CDS encoding spore coat U domain-containing protein, which produces MARTRAHRPHAPRPVGARVAGSLLAVLLTTSSYGLQAETQTTFPVSATVVRGCAIDGLGSSGAAGVMATLDFGTDSALSSAVRTADAGAAQVVTLRCTPGVVMRMRIDGGAHAAGGVRQLRHASVDRRLPYRLYRDPAFAQEIAIDQAQAITVPGTGALGIVLPVHARLALPGNALPGAYTDTVTVTLDW; this is translated from the coding sequence GTGGCCCGCACGCGTGCGCATCGGCCCCATGCACCGCGCCCTGTCGGCGCACGCGTTGCCGGCAGTCTGCTCGCGGTGCTGCTGACGACATCGTCCTACGGACTGCAGGCCGAGACCCAGACCACCTTCCCGGTTTCGGCGACAGTGGTCCGGGGCTGCGCGATCGACGGATTGGGCAGCAGTGGCGCTGCGGGGGTGATGGCGACGCTCGACTTCGGCACCGACAGCGCGCTCTCGAGCGCGGTGCGTACCGCGGATGCCGGCGCGGCGCAGGTGGTCACGCTGCGCTGCACGCCAGGCGTGGTGATGCGCATGCGCATCGATGGCGGCGCGCATGCGGCAGGCGGGGTCCGGCAACTGCGGCACGCCTCGGTCGATCGCCGGCTCCCGTACCGGCTCTACCGCGACCCGGCTTTCGCCCAGGAGATCGCGATCGATCAGGCGCAGGCGATCACCGTGCCCGGCACCGGTGCCCTTGGCATTGTGCTGCCAGTCCACGCCCGGCTGGCGCTACCAGGAAACGCACTGCCAGGCGCATACACCGACACGGTCACCGTGACGCTGGATTGGTGA
- a CDS encoding molecular chaperone, whose translation MALASITAPAGNSLLIWPVNPTIRHDEQATALWIENQGRTTAHLQLRVFEWHQTDGEDTYRPQQAVVGSPPMTRIAPGQRQLVRLTRTAEAAPGAGELAYRIVVDEIPVQPVEETPAGTPVGVRFQFRYSIPLFVNGDAADQEAPQLAWELERRDGQVFLLVHNRGLRHARLTGLGFRRPGGAHVPLEDVQLGYVLAGSFARWPLADAAQTDGTLEAHIEDHQRLHVIPPMRGTAR comes from the coding sequence ATGGCGCTGGCGTCGATCACCGCCCCGGCAGGCAATTCGCTGCTGATCTGGCCAGTCAACCCGACCATTCGCCACGACGAGCAGGCCACCGCACTGTGGATCGAGAACCAGGGCCGAACCACCGCGCACCTGCAACTGCGCGTGTTCGAATGGCACCAGACCGATGGCGAAGACACGTATCGCCCGCAGCAGGCCGTCGTCGGTTCGCCGCCCATGACCCGAATCGCCCCCGGCCAGCGCCAGTTGGTCCGCCTGACGCGGACCGCAGAGGCCGCGCCTGGCGCCGGGGAACTCGCCTATCGGATCGTCGTCGACGAGATCCCGGTTCAGCCCGTCGAGGAAACACCGGCCGGCACCCCGGTCGGCGTGCGCTTCCAGTTCCGTTACTCGATTCCGTTGTTCGTCAACGGCGACGCAGCCGACCAGGAGGCGCCGCAGCTGGCATGGGAACTGGAGCGGCGCGACGGACAGGTCTTCCTGCTGGTCCACAACCGCGGCCTGAGGCACGCACGGCTGACGGGGCTCGGATTTCGCCGCCCCGGCGGCGCGCACGTTCCCCTGGAGGACGTGCAACTGGGCTACGTCCTCGCCGGCAGCTTCGCGCGCTGGCCGCTGGCGGATGCGGCACAGACCGACGGCACGCTCGAGGCCCACATCGAGGATCACCAGCGCCTGCACGTGATTCCGCCGATGCGGGGGACGGCACGCTAA
- a CDS encoding fimbria/pilus outer membrane usher protein has product MPRPSTACLASALLCAGLAPAPPTEAAAPPGRLPPPPRASDAVGEGLVHLELVVNGLASGRVVPVELRDGHYLVDAAVLHALHVRVDAPDEDGRVAVDRVPGVTVDYDVVNLRLHIQVPADWLPTQHFDSHAGLARHPSRASSGMLLNYDLYATRAPHASTATSLWTDVRLFGDAGTVSSSGAWRHGGGVDRAFVRYDTRWQRVDEAQARFWEAGDLITRGPVWTSPVRIGGVQFSRDFSLRPDIVTYPLPQFAGQAGVPSAVDLYVNGNLAARERVDPGPFALTDVPFINGAGEAVVVVTDALGRQVATAVPFYVSSRLLAPGLSDFALAAGALRRDYGVENFAYGPVVASAAYSRGLTDALTVETLGEAAEDLTRLGAGGVVRLGMLGVLNAAYSRSESRGRSGDQIDVGYQYARRGFTLSAQHQRSDRDFVDLARYDPRTTPLFRPRTTVVAGSVALGRWGSLGLGHIALENADASRIRLVNLSWSVSPWQNIGVYLSGNRDIDSGDWSAVAQLVVSLRHGNVTATHDRASGRGDAQRLRYTRPVPSDGGLGLGLGYSRFEAGDDQLELDALWRNRHVQFGGGVRGSAGAHTLWASAAGAIVRMGGGTFLSNRISDAFVVVDTNGFADIPVRYENVTVGTTDRSGRLLVPWSGAHYAAKFEIDPLQLPTNVQTPVVEQRVAVRRGSGYVMHFPVERTLAALVTLHDAAGVELAPGTPVTSAQGEEAYVGWDGLVYLSRLAPDNTLTARPAGGASCTVRFTLAPDVDGLARIGPLACR; this is encoded by the coding sequence ATGCCCCGCCCATCGACCGCGTGCCTCGCCTCGGCCCTGCTGTGTGCAGGGCTGGCGCCGGCACCGCCGACCGAGGCTGCAGCGCCGCCTGGCCGACTGCCGCCGCCTCCGCGGGCGAGCGATGCGGTCGGTGAAGGCCTGGTGCACCTGGAGCTGGTCGTCAACGGGCTGGCATCGGGACGTGTGGTGCCGGTCGAGTTGCGCGACGGACACTATCTGGTCGACGCGGCCGTGCTGCACGCCCTGCACGTGCGCGTCGATGCACCCGACGAGGACGGTCGGGTCGCGGTCGACCGCGTGCCGGGCGTCACCGTCGATTACGACGTCGTCAATCTGCGCCTGCACATCCAGGTGCCCGCCGACTGGCTACCGACGCAGCACTTCGACAGCCACGCCGGCCTCGCCCGCCATCCGTCGCGCGCCAGCAGCGGGATGCTGCTCAACTATGACCTCTACGCCACGCGGGCGCCGCACGCGTCCACGGCGACCTCGCTATGGACCGACGTGCGCCTGTTCGGCGATGCCGGCACGGTGTCGTCGTCGGGTGCCTGGCGCCACGGCGGTGGCGTCGATCGGGCGTTCGTCCGCTACGACACCCGCTGGCAGCGCGTCGACGAGGCGCAGGCACGGTTCTGGGAGGCCGGCGACCTGATCACGCGCGGGCCCGTCTGGACTTCGCCGGTCCGGATTGGCGGGGTCCAGTTCTCGCGCGATTTCTCGCTCCGGCCAGACATCGTCACCTATCCGTTGCCGCAGTTCGCTGGCCAGGCCGGGGTGCCGTCGGCGGTCGATCTGTACGTCAACGGCAACCTCGCTGCACGCGAACGTGTCGACCCCGGCCCCTTCGCGCTGACCGACGTGCCGTTCATCAACGGCGCCGGCGAGGCGGTGGTCGTGGTGACCGATGCGCTGGGCCGGCAGGTCGCCACGGCCGTGCCGTTCTACGTCAGCAGCCGCCTGCTCGCGCCAGGCCTGAGCGACTTCGCGCTCGCGGCCGGTGCGTTGCGCCGCGATTACGGCGTCGAGAACTTCGCCTACGGCCCGGTCGTGGCCTCGGCTGCCTACAGCCGCGGCCTCACCGATGCGCTGACCGTCGAGACGCTCGGCGAGGCGGCCGAGGATCTGACCCGACTCGGCGCCGGCGGCGTGGTCCGGCTGGGCATGCTGGGGGTGCTCAATGCCGCTTACAGCCGCAGCGAGTCGCGCGGCCGCTCGGGCGACCAGATCGATGTCGGCTACCAGTACGCGCGCCGCGGGTTCACCCTGTCGGCGCAGCATCAGCGCAGCGACCGCGACTTCGTCGACCTGGCCCGTTACGACCCCCGGACCACGCCGCTATTCCGGCCGCGGACGACGGTGGTCGCCGGCAGCGTCGCCCTCGGACGCTGGGGCAGCCTGGGGCTTGGTCACATTGCGCTCGAGAACGCCGACGCCTCACGGATCCGGCTGGTCAACCTGTCGTGGAGCGTATCGCCATGGCAGAACATCGGTGTCTACCTGTCGGGCAACCGCGACATCGACAGCGGCGACTGGTCGGCGGTCGCGCAACTGGTGGTCTCGCTGCGACACGGCAACGTCACCGCGACGCACGACCGCGCGAGCGGGCGCGGCGATGCGCAACGCCTGCGCTACACACGCCCGGTGCCCAGCGACGGCGGGCTCGGGCTCGGCCTGGGCTACAGCCGCTTCGAGGCGGGCGACGACCAGTTGGAGCTCGACGCCTTGTGGCGCAACCGCCACGTCCAGTTCGGTGGCGGGGTGCGCGGCAGCGCCGGTGCGCACACGCTGTGGGCCAGCGCCGCCGGCGCGATCGTGCGTATGGGGGGCGGTACCTTCCTGTCGAACCGGATCTCCGATGCGTTCGTGGTGGTGGACACCAACGGGTTTGCGGATATTCCGGTGCGCTACGAGAACGTGACCGTAGGCACCACCGACCGCAGCGGCCGGCTGCTGGTGCCGTGGTCGGGGGCGCACTACGCCGCAAAGTTCGAGATCGATCCGCTGCAATTGCCGACGAACGTGCAAACGCCGGTCGTCGAGCAACGCGTCGCGGTCCGCCGCGGCAGTGGCTACGTGATGCACTTCCCAGTCGAGCGCACGCTCGCGGCCTTGGTGACGTTGCACGATGCCGCGGGCGTCGAGCTCGCACCGGGCACGCCGGTGACCAGCGCCCAGGGCGAGGAGGCGTACGTGGGCTGGGACGGGCTGGTTTATCTGTCGAGACTGGCACCGGACAACACGCTCACTGCACGCCCCGCCGGGGGAGCCTCTTGCACCGTGCGCTTCACGCTCGCCCCTGACGTCGATGGGTTGGCGCGGATCGGCCCCCTGGCCTGCCGATGA
- a CDS encoding spore coat U domain-containing protein, translated as MIRPRIRIAPPARSRQRLRLLLLLALLAAGGTHAQDTGSCTVASAQADLGTVGTLALAEGPRQAAGNGGLTCGALAFISTSYIKVRLENSTFQLAHDGGGPSLPFTVLAQSTGPQIGQGQEFDFSGLNLLNLFNGPGGSLPLYVRTTPTAGLRAGTYTGMINLRWFFSVCTVGLGPVCVYSQSPGFQRPGLFTPLNWGTGIPTSVRVVLRLENDCAIAAPPLNFGSAPLAGAFGPVVQQITVRCSAGAAYSVGIDDGQHFAGGWRRMRDEAAPTQFLRYALYKGAGSGERWGSVGAERRTSATAEANPGLYTGTAAQGFTYRALIDPTQTTPPPGVYRDTLRVDIRF; from the coding sequence ATGATACGCCCACGCATCCGCATTGCCCCCCCGGCGCGCAGCCGTCAGCGTCTGCGTCTGCTGCTCCTCCTCGCGCTGCTCGCCGCTGGCGGCACGCATGCGCAGGACACCGGCTCGTGCACGGTGGCCAGCGCGCAGGCCGACCTTGGCACCGTCGGCACATTGGCGTTGGCCGAGGGCCCGCGGCAGGCGGCCGGCAACGGCGGCCTGACCTGCGGCGCGCTGGCCTTCATCAGCACCTCCTATATCAAGGTGCGGCTGGAGAACTCGACGTTCCAGTTGGCCCACGATGGCGGCGGGCCTTCGCTTCCGTTCACGGTGCTGGCGCAGAGTACGGGGCCGCAGATCGGTCAGGGCCAGGAGTTCGACTTCTCGGGACTGAACCTGCTCAACCTCTTCAACGGGCCCGGCGGGAGCCTGCCACTGTACGTCCGCACCACGCCCACCGCGGGCCTGCGCGCCGGCACCTACACCGGCATGATCAACCTGCGCTGGTTCTTCTCGGTCTGCACCGTCGGGCTCGGGCCGGTGTGCGTCTATTCGCAGAGTCCTGGTTTCCAACGCCCCGGCTTGTTCACGCCGCTCAATTGGGGCACCGGCATTCCGACCAGCGTGAGAGTCGTGCTGCGGCTGGAGAACGACTGCGCGATCGCCGCCCCGCCGCTGAACTTCGGCAGCGCGCCGCTGGCCGGCGCGTTCGGGCCGGTGGTCCAGCAGATCACCGTTCGCTGCAGCGCCGGTGCCGCGTACTCAGTGGGGATCGACGACGGCCAGCACTTTGCGGGAGGCTGGCGGCGCATGCGCGACGAGGCCGCCCCGACCCAGTTCCTGCGCTACGCGCTCTACAAGGGCGCAGGATCGGGCGAGCGCTGGGGCAGCGTCGGGGCCGAGCGTCGCACCAGCGCCACTGCGGAGGCCAATCCCGGCCTCTACACCGGCACCGCGGCCCAGGGCTTCACGTACCGGGCGCTGATCGACCCGACCCAGACCACACCGCCGCCGGGGGTCTACCGCGACACTCTCCGGGTCGATATCCGCTTCTGA